Proteins encoded together in one Impatiens glandulifera chromosome 1, dImpGla2.1, whole genome shotgun sequence window:
- the LOC124919876 gene encoding shugoshin-1 isoform X2: protein MSIAEASSRLDSQNTHVGAKSKIEKEDNGNAQRRILGDISNLVQKPNQLPGNGKMQQTSNSTKDYINQLEKENMALQKLIAENKLVERMGLEKQALRINMQNMQLQKLQMQNMQLAQSNSQMLKELNLVKDRLKIIQHELGCKNGIIAAQKLELKPKDNTMACQIVVNEVGGTSTDKIVHESSEANRVEIQPSNMNRKLRSKSVDSSAAQKDDLKEKPKSKRVCLRRQSVRLKHEDTEDLFEIHDAKFPICSLSDDEPSDKKEQVSQECSNFATGDDNTRESRRSSLGRPLRSAANKIMSYKEIPLNTKMRR, encoded by the exons ATGTCGATAGCTGAAGCTTCCTCTCGTCTCGATTCACAGAATACCCATGTCGGAG CCAAAAGTAAAATTGAGAAAGAAGACAATGGAAATGCCCAAAGGAGAATACTTGGTGACATAAGCAACTTAGTGCAGAAACCCAATCAATTACCTGGGAATGGGAAAATGCAACAGACTTCAAATAGTACAAAAGACTACATTAATCAACTCGAAAAG GAAAATATGGCCTTACAGAAACTTATTGCTGAGAA TAAACTTGTTGAAAGGATGGGGCTTGAGAAACAGGCGCTGAGAATTAATATGCAGAACATGCAGCTGCAGAAATTGCAGATGCAGAACATGCAGCTGGCTCAGTCAAACAGCCAAATGTTAAAG GAGCTTAATTTGGTTAAAGATAGG CTAAAAATAATACAGCATGAGCTTGGATGTAAAAATGGCATAATTGCAGCCCAAAAACTGGAACTGAAG CCAAAGGACAATACAATGGCATGTCAAATAGTTGTAAATGAG GTGGGTGGTACTAGTACAGATAAGATTGTACATGAATCATCCGAAGCAAATAGAGTTGAAATTCAACCCAGTAATATGAACAGGAAGTTGAGATCAAAAA gtgtAGACTCTTCTGCTGCACAGAAAGATGATCTGAAGGAGAAACCTAAAAGCAAAAG GGTTTGTTTGAGGCGGCAATCTGTCAGACTCAAACATGAAGATACGGAAGACCTATTTGAGATTCATGATGCCAAATTCCCCATTTGTTCCCTGTCAGACGATGAACCATCTGATAAGAAGGAACAGGTTTCTCAAGAATGCAGCAACTTTGCCACTGGTGATGATAATACAAGAGAGTCTAGACGATCATCTTTAGGAAGACCCTTGCGCTCAGCTGCCAATAAAATCATGTCGTATAAGGAAATCCCTCTCAACACTAAGATGCGAAGATGA
- the LOC124919876 gene encoding SHUGOSHIN 2 isoform X1 translates to MSIAEASSRLDSQNTHVGAKSKIEKEDNGNAQRRILGDISNLVQKPNQLPGNGKMQQTSNSTKDYINQLEKENMALQKLIAENKLVERMGLEKQALRINMQNMQLQKLQMQNMQLAQSNSQMLKELNLVKDRLKIIQHELGCKNGIIAAQKLELKPKDNTMACQIVVNEMVGGTSTDKIVHESSEANRVEIQPSNMNRKLRSKSVDSSAAQKDDLKEKPKSKRVCLRRQSVRLKHEDTEDLFEIHDAKFPICSLSDDEPSDKKEQVSQECSNFATGDDNTRESRRSSLGRPLRSAANKIMSYKEIPLNTKMRR, encoded by the exons ATGTCGATAGCTGAAGCTTCCTCTCGTCTCGATTCACAGAATACCCATGTCGGAG CCAAAAGTAAAATTGAGAAAGAAGACAATGGAAATGCCCAAAGGAGAATACTTGGTGACATAAGCAACTTAGTGCAGAAACCCAATCAATTACCTGGGAATGGGAAAATGCAACAGACTTCAAATAGTACAAAAGACTACATTAATCAACTCGAAAAG GAAAATATGGCCTTACAGAAACTTATTGCTGAGAA TAAACTTGTTGAAAGGATGGGGCTTGAGAAACAGGCGCTGAGAATTAATATGCAGAACATGCAGCTGCAGAAATTGCAGATGCAGAACATGCAGCTGGCTCAGTCAAACAGCCAAATGTTAAAG GAGCTTAATTTGGTTAAAGATAGG CTAAAAATAATACAGCATGAGCTTGGATGTAAAAATGGCATAATTGCAGCCCAAAAACTGGAACTGAAG CCAAAGGACAATACAATGGCATGTCAAATAGTTGTAAATGAG ATGGTGGGTGGTACTAGTACAGATAAGATTGTACATGAATCATCCGAAGCAAATAGAGTTGAAATTCAACCCAGTAATATGAACAGGAAGTTGAGATCAAAAA gtgtAGACTCTTCTGCTGCACAGAAAGATGATCTGAAGGAGAAACCTAAAAGCAAAAG GGTTTGTTTGAGGCGGCAATCTGTCAGACTCAAACATGAAGATACGGAAGACCTATTTGAGATTCATGATGCCAAATTCCCCATTTGTTCCCTGTCAGACGATGAACCATCTGATAAGAAGGAACAGGTTTCTCAAGAATGCAGCAACTTTGCCACTGGTGATGATAATACAAGAGAGTCTAGACGATCATCTTTAGGAAGACCCTTGCGCTCAGCTGCCAATAAAATCATGTCGTATAAGGAAATCCCTCTCAACACTAAGATGCGAAGATGA